One segment of Neodiprion fabricii isolate iyNeoFabr1 chromosome 1, iyNeoFabr1.1, whole genome shotgun sequence DNA contains the following:
- the LOC124178760 gene encoding rho guanine nucleotide exchange factor 28 isoform X2, giving the protein MFAKRQWKLKRVFNATQCFLKLHKTDECPNSGEDSDEDVITDYLSSANPNDSRVARGTDDELDGLTLDGGASESEYTKDGSSVIVMSDRGLDQLKQQPGGIGAQLRSTGPLVPIISVTPHSPGFAKHYPVLDDNLRQLHEIHESIQRMRDLTLTTTGHNARSRLHRHHTQRLSSSCPSLCPLNPVPLRTHEHQDTSSDPDLLVDGSANSSPTHFPSSNRHLPHGSQGVDRRRSWTDLEDSRRGSRHSGQDHHLHLQARTMDETNVLNDFSFQRQRSISLSSLESELDLDLDSKPHPTGTVPGSKASRSQASTHSLNEADLIQGDFQKIVAKRERLGESGGLMPGITGSRLPLQKSISTPSIVTPPVHTHLTDSGIRTTPLLTAILHGPGRHDRGSGSETETEDLIPQRSHGFHGDLAREGTPNAQASFDELLTDGVVDDDNHSEKTRRKRGSLFFRKKKDKSGKKANQSQQHQWVTVAAASHQSGATCDFCTKQLVANKPALHCENCGATVHQSQGCKDQLTLECVKQKQHSSKSGSKSVSGTPAATNNAKRGSTSSLPPPLSTNSGREISNKKTATGYSPWRRVATKLGVNQTINEERDGDSTGHHREAPSNWEEHEFGEESHQFNVGDLEGLDPELGLGKEEPDSWTAAVGRNVARGLVNSCEREVKRQEHIYEFVLTEKHHCLVLLAMERIFADGLRRHFGLPPTDLERMFPRLRDLTDIHLKFLLKLRRRQQSNSVVPTIADILIEQFSGGNATSMKSAYGDFCSRHREAVNAYKYYYRSEPRFVRFVRHCQANPLLKKKGIPECILFVTQRLTKYPLLVEPLIKTGVASHEVEDLRQALLLVKQILGDVDAQVADKERADRKLEIYHRIEAKSFATHRGMKFKKSDVLGSNRTLKFEGTAFLMQGRSKMAPVVVVVLSDVLFFLAETRDQKYAFFAPDNKAGVVSLQKLLVREKAGQESRGIYLISSNPSDPEMFELKVQKPKDKQLWIQAIRAAVETCPQDLENENDELGNNGENEHRDNRSSSVSTISAEERQRIVDAKQSHIRDIVDELRKKDVEQAALLEEKMGLQLRLRSATGVWNTNESDNERESREDRELPDCSKLVPDYKRLVHADIGLVWSEAVVAVQKAMRLASSLSFSTGSATLSRSLSSAGERHSEAYVPPALCVPRRAETFAGFDHNKERSPWRDNTTLNSVIPPMKIGHLLSELGEGKEDEEADTETDGNRDQQLAAVQLSHYVYRLFCIVAIQMTTINSLQAQLAAWKDGSGKSTNNRPNPNRQLEELRNLQDQLSREKAAWRASTQQERTELDEQRAQLSRLRDQLTAEQRDVTQQRDQLYRRLEALERQGVSLVTPAATGAAPAHGSQSTDTLPSRKSQDNKRIPLNLISATNQQKVQSSLPPVKQQLPLKLASGSNNNNSSSSIIANNSPDRHSRAGSSPAIVTSSSFSSPDLSSSNSFSNINTNTQTRLRATRSPPEQPHHHHHNQQQQSQQSQQQQHQQQRTEQPLEEEVIFF; this is encoded by the exons ACGAATGTCCGAACAGCGGAGAGGACAGCGACGAGGATGTAATAACGGATTACCTGAGTTCCGCAAATCCCAACGATAGCCGAGTAGCCAGAGGAACAGACGACGAGTTGGATGGTTTGACGCTTGACGGAGGTGCCTCAGAGTCCGAGTATACGAAGGACGGGTCTTCTGTCATTGTAATGTCGGACAGGGGTCTCGACCAGCTCAAGCAGCAGCCTGGAGGAATCGGTGCACAGCTGCGCTCTACGGGGCCACTGGTACCGATAATTAGTGTGACTCCCCATTCTCCAGGATTTGCAAAGCACTATCCTGTTCTCG ATGACAACCTTCGTCAACTGCACGAGATACATGAAAGCATTCAGCGAATGCGGGATTTGACGCTGACCACTACCGGTCACAATGCTCGCTCCCGCCTCCATCGTCATCACACGCAAAGGCTTAGTTCTTCTTGTCCCTCGCTTTGTCCTCTAAATCCCGTCCCTCTCCGTACTCATGAGCATCAAGATACCAGCTCTGACCCCGACTTGTTAGTCGACGGTTCGGCAAACAGTTCGCCCACCCATTTTCCCTCATCTAATCGTCACTTGCCCCATGGAAGTCAAGGAGTCGACAGACGACGAAGTTGGACCGATCTTGAGGATTCAAGACGGGGTTCGCGCCACTCTGGACAGGACCATCACCTTCATCTACAAGCCCGAACGATG GATGAAACAAACGTCTTGAacgatttttcgtttcagcGTCAGCGGAGCATAAGCCTCAGTAGCTTGGAGAGTGAACTAGATTTAGATTTAGATAGTAAGCCTCACCCCACTGGAACGGTACCTGGAAGCAAAGCGTCTAGATCACAAGCCAGTACTCATTCACTCAACGAAGCAGATCTTATtcag GGTGACTTTCAGAAGATCGTTgcaaagagagagaggctGGGCGAGAGTGGAGGACTGATGCCCGGAATTACTGGCTCTCGTCTACCACTGCAGAAATCCATTTCAACACCCTCAATTGTTACACCCCCTGTCCACACGCATCTTACCGATTCTGGGATTCGAACTACTCCTTTACTTACCGC TATTCTACATGGCCCGGGACGTCACGACAGAGGCAGCGGAAGCGAGACAGAAACGGAGGATCTTATTCCACAACGAAGCCACGGGTTTCACGGAGATTTGGCCAGAGAAGGTACACCCAATGCACAAGCCTCCTTTGACGAACTACTTACCGA CGGAGTTGTGGATGACGATAATCATTCTGAGAAGACACGTCGAAAGCGGGGCTCTCTATTCTTTCGTAAGAAGAAA GATAAAAGCGGCAAAAAAGCAAACCAAAGTCAACAGCACCAGTGGGTGACGGTAGCTGCAGCCAGTCATCAAAGCGGGGCAACGTGTGATTTTTGCACCAAGCAGCTGGTGGCCAACAAGCCAGCTCTACACTGTGAAA ATTGCGGAGCTACTGTTCATCAAAGTCAAGGATGCAAGGATCAGCTGACGTTGGAGTGTGTCAAACAGAAGCAACATTCGTCAAAATCGGGATCCAAGTCCGTGTCTGGCACTCCAGCAGCGACCAACAATGCTAAGAGAGGGTCGACGTCTTCATTACCTCCTCCTTTGTCGACGAACAGCGGGAG GGAGATTAGCAACAAGAAAACCGCAACGGGATACAGTCCTTGGCGGCGAGTCGCCACCAAGCTAGGAGTCAA TCAAACGATCAATGAGGAAAGAGACGGGGATAGCACTGGACACCATCGTGAAGCGCCAAG TAACTGGGAAGAACACGAATTTGGCGAAGAGAGTCATCAGTTTAACGTCGGTGATTTAGAGGGGCTGGACCCTGAGTTGGGCTTGGGAAAAGAGGAACCCGATTCATGGACTGCAGCCGTGGGGCGCAATGTAGCCAGGGGTCTTGTAAATAGCTGCGAGCGCGAAGTTAAGCGACAGGAGCACATATACGAGTTTGTCTTGACAGAGAAACATCACTGCCTTGTTTTACTGGCTATGGAGCGAATATTCGCTGATGGCCTTAGGCGTCATTTTGGCCTACCACCTACAGATCTCGAACGAATGTTTCCTCGGCTACGAGATCTTACAGATATTCATCTAAAGTTTCTGTTAAAGCTGAGGAGACGCCAACAGTCCAACTCTGTTGTGCCAACTATAGCGGACATTTTGATCGAACAGTTTTCAGGGGGTAATGCTACATCAATGAAAAGTGCGTATGGTGATTTTTGTAGCCGTCACCGTGAAGCAGTGAATGCCTACAAATACTATTATCGCAGCGAGCCCAGATTCGTTCGCTTTGTACGGCATTGCCAG GCAAATCCTCTCTTGAAGAAGAAAGGCATTCCAGAGTGCATTCTCTTCGTCACCCAACGATTGACAAAATACCCGCTACTCGTTGAACCTCTGATCAAGACAGGGGTTGCATCCCATGAAGTCGAGGATCTACGCCAAGCGTTGCTTCTTGTTAAGCAAATTTTAGGGGATGTCGATGCCCAAGTTGCTGACAAGGAGCGAGCTGATCGAAAGCTAGAGATCTATCACAG AATCGAGGCTAAGTCTTTCGCCACGCATCGGGGTATGAAGTTCAAAAAGTCGGATGTGCTAGGAAGCAATCGTACTCTCAAATTTGAGGGTACAGCATTCTTGATGCAAGGTCGTAGCAAAATGGCACCTGTGGTTGTTGTCGTTCTATCGGATGTATTATTCTTTCTTGCTGAAACAAGAGATCAGAAATATGCATTCTTTGCACCAGATAACAAGGCTGGTGTTGTCTCACTTCAGAAGCTACTTGTGAGAGAGAAAGCTGGACAAGAATCCAGAG GCATTTATTTGATAAGCAGTAACCCCTCGGATCCGGAAATGTTTGAACTGAAAGTGCAAAAACCCAAGGACAAACAGCTCTGGATACAGGCAATAAGAGCTGCAGTTGAAACATGTCCGCAGGATTTAGAGAACGAAAATGACGAACTGGGTAACAACGGAGAAAACGAACATAGGGATAACCGTTCCTCATCTGTATCAACAATATCTGCCGAAGAAAGACAGCGTATTGTCGACGCGAAACAGTCACATATACGCGACATTGTCG atgaattgcgaaaaaaagaTGTAGAACAAGCCGCGTTACTCGAAGAAAAGATGGGATTGCAATTGAGACTTCGATCTGCTACCGGTGTGTGGAACACAAATGAAAGTGACAACGAACGAGAGAGTCGAGAAGACAGAGAGTTGCCCGACTGCAGTAAATTAGTGCCAGATTACAAACGACTTGTGCACGCTGACATAGGTTTAGTCTGGAGCGAG GCTGTTGTTGCTGTTCAGAAGGCGATGCGACTTGCCAGTTCATTGTCATTTAGTACAGGAAGTGCAACACTTTCACGTAGTTTAAGCTCCGCTGGTGAACGGCATAGTGAAGCCTATGTGCCGCCAGCACTGTGTGTACCTAGACGTGCGGAAACGTTTGCAGGGTTTGATCACAATAag gAGCGTTCCCCGTGGCGCGACAACACAACTTTGAACTCTGTCATTCCGCCCATGAAGATTGGTCATTTATTAAGTGAATTGGGTGAAGGAAAGGAGGATGAAGAAGCAGACACTGAGACCGATGGAAATCGAGATCAACAATTAGCTGCCGTTCAGTTGTCACACTACGTTTATAGGCTCTTTTGTATAGTCGCGATTCAAATGACGACGATCAACAGTCTCCAAGCACAGCTAGCAGCTTGGAAAGACGGAAGTGGAAAGTCGACCAATAACCGACCAAATCCGAATCGGCAACTGGAAGAGCTACGCAATCTGCAGGATCAACTTAGCCGTGAAAAGGCGGCGTGGCGTGCATCAACTCAACAAGAGCGTACGGAACTGGATGAACAGCGGGCCCAACTTTCAAGGCTACGGGATCAACTTACGGCCGAACAGCGTGATGTCACGCAACAACGCGATCAGCTGTATCGCCGACTCGAAGCGTTAGAGAGGCAAGGTGTTTCTCTGGTAACACCAGCTGCAACCGGAGCTGCACCTGCACATGGAAGCCAAAGTACTGACACATTGCCATCGCGGAAAAGTCAGGACAACAAACGTATACCATTGAATTTGATCAGTGCTACTAACCAACAGAAAGTTCAGAGCAGCCTTCCTCCAGTCAAGCAACAGCTGCCTTTGAAGCTGGCCAGTGGcagcaacaataataattctaG CTCGAGCATCATTGCCAATAACAGCCCTGATCGTCACTCAAGAGCTGGTAGCAGTCCGGCAATCGTGACAAGCTCATCGTTTTCATCACCTGACCTTAGTAGCAGCAATAGTTTTAGCAATATTAACACCAACACACAGACTCGATTACGAGCAACACGTTCGCCTCCTGAACAGCCGCATCATCACCACCACAACCAACAGCAGCAGTCGCAACAAtcacaacagcaacaacatcAACAGCAAAGGACGGAACAACCCCTAGAAGAAGAAGTTATATTTTTCTGA